Proteins found in one Acinetobacter sp. XH1741 genomic segment:
- a CDS encoding replication-associated recombination protein A produces the protein MSDTHIPLPERLRPRDLSEIIGQDHLLGEHAPLRQMIDQGHLPSIIFWGPPGVGKTTIALLLAQAIDRPFVSLSALNTGVKELREVIAESGDLLTPVVFIDEIHRFNKSQQDALLGAVEKGKITLIGATTENPSFEVNSALLSRCQVYTLNSLDSDAIQTLLNNALQADKFLKERYIHIEEYDALLQFAAGDARKALNLLDLIASTFEPEIENTITNAVVVKVAQQNIARYDKSGEQHYDLVSAFIKSIRGSDPDAALYWMARMLKGGEDPVFIARRMLIASSEDIGNSNPNALLLAGECFRSVQAVGMPEARIILGQTAVYLATSAKSNSTYLAINRALELAEKTANLPVPLHLRNAPTKLMKQQGYGINYLYPHDYPEHFVLQDYLPPELKGTKLYESARNKREVEGERLQQRRWQQEQ, from the coding sequence ATGTCAGACACCCATATTCCACTTCCCGAACGCCTGCGTCCAAGAGACTTGTCTGAAATTATTGGGCAAGATCATTTGTTAGGTGAACATGCACCCTTACGTCAAATGATTGATCAGGGGCATTTACCTTCCATTATTTTTTGGGGGCCACCAGGCGTTGGTAAAACAACGATTGCTTTACTTTTGGCACAGGCAATAGACCGCCCATTTGTAAGCTTATCTGCGCTGAATACGGGCGTGAAAGAATTACGTGAAGTGATTGCAGAAAGTGGTGATTTACTGACACCTGTGGTTTTTATTGATGAAATTCATCGTTTTAATAAATCACAGCAAGATGCATTATTAGGTGCGGTAGAAAAAGGCAAAATTACCTTAATTGGTGCGACGACTGAAAACCCGTCTTTTGAAGTCAATAGTGCGCTTTTATCTCGCTGTCAGGTCTATACCTTAAATAGCTTAGATAGTGATGCAATTCAGACCCTCCTCAATAATGCACTTCAAGCCGACAAATTCTTAAAAGAACGCTATATTCATATTGAAGAGTACGATGCTCTTTTGCAGTTTGCGGCAGGTGATGCTCGCAAAGCGCTTAATTTACTGGACTTGATTGCAAGTACCTTTGAACCAGAGATTGAAAACACGATTACCAATGCGGTTGTGGTAAAAGTTGCTCAGCAAAATATCGCACGTTATGACAAATCGGGTGAACAGCATTACGACTTAGTCTCTGCCTTCATTAAATCGATTCGTGGTAGTGATCCGGATGCAGCTTTGTACTGGATGGCTCGGATGCTTAAAGGTGGCGAAGATCCAGTTTTTATTGCAAGGCGTATGCTCATCGCTTCGTCAGAAGATATTGGAAACTCTAATCCAAATGCATTATTACTCGCAGGTGAGTGTTTCCGCTCTGTACAAGCAGTAGGAATGCCTGAGGCTCGAATTATTCTGGGTCAAACAGCAGTGTATTTAGCAACGAGTGCAAAAAGTAATAGTACTTATCTTGCGATTAATCGGGCTTTAGAACTTGCTGAAAAAACAGCAAATTTACCAGTGCCACTACACTTAAGAAATGCGCCAACCAAGCTGATGAAACAGCAAGGCTATGGGATTAATTATCTCTATCCGCATGATTATCCTGAACACTTTGTGTTGCAAGACTATTTGCCGCCTGAGTTAAAGGGAACCAAATTGTATGAATCTGCTAGAAACAAGCGTGAAGTGGAAGGTGAGCGTTTGCAGCAACGCAGATGGCAGCAGGAGCAATAG
- a CDS encoding YcgN family cysteine cluster protein: MSTETSLRPLFWNNYTLEQLTQAEWEALCDGCGLCCLVKLEDEDTHEVAYTKVACKLLDCSTGRCSDYSNRQQQVPDCLQLTVESLKTIHWLPSSCAYKRLNEGKNLPSWHYLNTGSRQSVVKAKKSVAGRCIPETDVHEDDLEDYVVRWVR; encoded by the coding sequence ATGTCTACCGAGACCTCACTTCGTCCATTGTTTTGGAACAATTACACGCTTGAGCAACTGACTCAGGCTGAGTGGGAGGCTTTGTGTGATGGATGTGGTTTGTGCTGTCTGGTCAAACTTGAAGATGAAGATACGCATGAAGTCGCGTATACCAAAGTAGCGTGTAAGTTGCTTGATTGCAGTACAGGGCGTTGTTCGGATTATTCTAACCGTCAGCAACAGGTACCTGATTGCTTACAGTTAACGGTAGAGTCTTTAAAGACTATTCACTGGTTACCCTCAAGTTGTGCTTATAAACGTTTGAATGAAGGCAAAAATTTACCTTCATGGCACTATTTAAATACCGGTTCTAGACAAAGCGTGGTTAAAGCGAAAAAGTCGGTTGCGGGACGCTGTATTCCTGAAACTGATGTTCACGAAGATGACCTGGAAGACTATGTGGTACGTTGGGTGCGTTAA
- a CDS encoding DUF1328 domain-containing protein: MFRWAIIFAVIALIASLLGFGGVAGLSKDFAVILLVVAVILAVIGFISRGRT, encoded by the coding sequence ATGTTCCGTTGGGCAATAATTTTTGCAGTGATTGCACTCATTGCCAGTCTATTAGGGTTTGGTGGTGTTGCAGGGTTATCTAAAGACTTTGCCGTGATTTTATTAGTTGTGGCTGTAATTCTCGCTGTTATTGGGTTTATTTCGCGAGGCCGAACCTAA
- a CDS encoding dienelactone hydrolase family protein, with protein MSTAIKTREIQYTAPDGSHLIGYFAAPESETPVPGIIIGPEWWGRNEYTQQRARELAEHGYAALAIDMYGDKKVTTTAAQAYEWMMQTFEELDTVTDRANAGLQTLAAQPEVNSEKLAAVGFCYGGKVVLDLARAGAPLKAVATFHGTLTPKAPAQKGNIQGEVLVLHGELDSMVTLEDVANFEKEMQAAEVKHEVVVLKNAKHGFSNPLADERAKANGVDLGYNSEAEKQGLAKMYALLERTLK; from the coding sequence ATGAGTACAGCAATTAAAACCCGTGAAATTCAATATACTGCGCCAGATGGCAGCCATTTAATTGGTTACTTTGCGGCTCCAGAGAGTGAAACTCCTGTACCCGGTATCATTATTGGTCCTGAGTGGTGGGGCCGTAACGAATATACGCAGCAACGTGCACGTGAGCTTGCTGAACACGGTTATGCTGCGCTTGCAATTGACATGTATGGCGACAAAAAAGTCACCACAACCGCAGCTCAAGCTTACGAATGGATGATGCAGACATTTGAAGAGCTAGACACGGTGACGGATCGCGCCAACGCAGGTCTTCAAACTTTGGCTGCCCAACCAGAAGTGAACAGTGAGAAACTTGCCGCTGTTGGTTTTTGCTATGGTGGTAAAGTGGTACTCGATCTTGCACGCGCAGGTGCCCCACTTAAAGCAGTTGCAACATTCCATGGTACGTTAACACCTAAGGCACCTGCTCAAAAAGGCAACATTCAAGGTGAAGTTTTAGTTCTACATGGCGAACTAGACAGCATGGTCACCTTAGAAGATGTTGCTAATTTTGAAAAAGAGATGCAAGCTGCTGAGGTTAAACACGAAGTAGTGGTTTTAAAAAATGCTAAACATGGCTTTAGTAACCCGCTTGCAGATGAAAGAGCTAAAGCGAACGGTGTAGACCTTGGCTACAACAGCGAAGCGGAAAAACAAGGCCTTGCTAAAATGTACGCTTTATTAGAACGTACTTTAAAATAA
- a CDS encoding HIT family protein, with product MTDKKCPYCEFDEYDIIDKNEFAVILPDPNPLSKGHCVVTPLRHVNSFFDITSKEHESLLTLLEIARHETQLRHQPAGFHIGFNDGEVFGQTSDHFHIHVIPYYKNQPLKLDQRWGVKED from the coding sequence ATGACTGACAAGAAATGTCCGTATTGCGAATTTGATGAATATGACATCATTGATAAGAATGAATTTGCTGTAATTTTACCTGACCCAAATCCGTTGTCTAAAGGCCATTGTGTTGTAACGCCACTACGCCATGTTAACTCTTTTTTTGACATTACATCTAAAGAGCACGAAAGCTTACTGACACTTCTTGAAATTGCCCGTCATGAAACACAGCTTCGTCATCAACCCGCTGGTTTTCATATAGGCTTTAATGATGGTGAAGTATTTGGTCAAACTTCCGACCACTTCCACATTCATGTGATTCCATATTACAAAAACCAACCGTTGAAACTTGATCAACGTTGGGGCGTAAAAGAGGATTAA
- the mutY gene encoding A/G-specific adenine glycosylase, which translates to MPEFSFSDALLNWFDHHGRHDLPWQVADDPYKVWVSEIMLQQTQVKTVLQYFDRFMERFPTVEALGHATWDEVAPYWAGLGYYARARNLHKAAGLVTQQGKFPETLEEWIALPGIGRSTAGALMSLGLRQYGVIMDGNVKRALARFFAIEDDLSKPQHEREIWKLAEELCPTHRNHDYTQAIMDLGATICTPKKPLCLYCPMQAHCQAYQQGLEQELPFKKPKKTPPVKTADVLIIQCEDEWFWQQRQAHGLWGGLFCLPILENEHERLSLSQQFKLQPRPQTFQISHSFTHFTWLLNAHVFHVEPDQKEHLAIELEGQWLSPEQAIAKGVPTAMKKLISTSRS; encoded by the coding sequence ATGCCTGAATTTTCTTTTTCTGATGCCCTCTTAAACTGGTTCGATCATCATGGTCGTCATGATTTGCCGTGGCAAGTTGCAGATGATCCATATAAAGTTTGGGTTTCTGAAATTATGCTACAGCAGACTCAGGTAAAAACAGTTCTGCAATATTTTGACCGCTTTATGGAACGCTTCCCAACAGTAGAAGCTTTAGGTCATGCCACTTGGGATGAAGTCGCTCCTTACTGGGCAGGTCTCGGTTATTACGCTCGTGCGCGCAATTTGCATAAAGCTGCCGGCCTTGTTACACAGCAAGGTAAATTCCCTGAAACGCTAGAAGAATGGATTGCACTACCCGGCATTGGCCGCTCTACCGCAGGCGCACTCATGTCTTTGGGTTTACGTCAGTACGGTGTCATTATGGATGGCAATGTGAAGCGCGCCTTAGCCCGTTTCTTTGCTATTGAAGACGATTTAAGCAAACCACAGCACGAACGTGAAATATGGAAACTGGCTGAAGAGCTTTGCCCGACACATCGCAATCATGACTATACTCAAGCGATTATGGATCTCGGCGCAACCATCTGTACGCCTAAAAAACCGCTATGTCTATATTGTCCAATGCAAGCTCATTGTCAGGCATATCAACAAGGTCTAGAACAAGAATTACCTTTTAAGAAACCGAAAAAAACACCGCCCGTTAAAACAGCAGATGTTCTTATTATTCAGTGCGAAGATGAATGGTTCTGGCAACAACGCCAAGCCCATGGCCTATGGGGTGGTTTATTCTGTTTACCTATTTTAGAAAATGAACATGAGCGACTAAGTCTAAGCCAGCAATTTAAACTACAGCCTCGACCACAAACGTTTCAGATCAGTCATAGCTTCACTCATTTCACTTGGTTACTTAATGCCCATGTGTTCCACGTGGAACCTGATCAAAAAGAACATCTGGCTATTGAACTTGAAGGACAATGGCTGAGTCCTGAACAAGCCATTGCCAAAGGTGTTCCAACCGCTATGAAAAAATTGATCTCGACAAGCCGTTCATGA
- a CDS encoding M23 family metallopeptidase, with translation MRRFVSHFSLGFLIILLAACASAPKKPAPLSPAQVSKLKSMQLPNRLPVPVKGVDRDELKDTWGAARSQGRSHEGIDILAPRGTKVYSTTEGIVADLRNNNLGGKVIWILGPAGSWHYYAHLDGHKRGLNVGDYVKKGDLIGYVGNTGNARYTSPHLHYGLYLNGKGRGAVNPYSYLR, from the coding sequence GTGCGACGTTTTGTTTCTCACTTCTCACTTGGTTTTCTCATTATTCTTTTGGCTGCCTGTGCCAGTGCGCCTAAAAAACCTGCTCCGCTTTCACCAGCTCAAGTCAGCAAACTTAAGAGTATGCAGCTCCCAAATCGACTGCCTGTACCCGTAAAAGGCGTCGATCGAGATGAATTAAAAGACACATGGGGAGCTGCTCGGAGTCAGGGCCGTAGTCACGAAGGAATTGATATTTTGGCTCCACGTGGAACCAAAGTGTACAGTACGACCGAAGGTATCGTTGCTGACCTTCGCAATAATAACCTCGGTGGCAAAGTCATCTGGATTTTAGGCCCTGCGGGGTCATGGCATTATTACGCTCATCTTGATGGTCATAAACGTGGCCTAAATGTAGGTGACTATGTCAAAAAGGGCGATCTAATTGGCTATGTCGGCAATACGGGCAATGCACGTTATACTTCACCACATCTACACTATGGTCTTTATCTAAATGGTAAAGGGCGTGGTGCTGTTAATCCTTATTCATATTTACGCTAG
- a CDS encoding DNA-3-methyladenine glycosylase I, with translation MKTQRCGWCSNDPLYIAYHDKEWGKPEHDEARLFEMLCLEGQQAGLSWITVLKKRESYREHFFNHPIADIASFTDDFLELKLSDAGLIRHLGKLKAIRDNAIAWQALKAQVGDVPTWLWQFVDATPQHNDVVDYRQAPAQTELSVRLSKTLKKNGFKFVGPTTCYAFMQAVGMVNDHENDCQFKVS, from the coding sequence ATGAAAACTCAACGCTGCGGATGGTGTTCCAACGACCCTCTTTATATTGCCTATCATGATAAAGAATGGGGAAAACCGGAACACGATGAAGCTCGACTATTTGAAATGCTTTGTCTTGAAGGCCAACAAGCTGGCTTATCATGGATTACCGTACTAAAAAAAAGAGAAAGTTACCGAGAGCATTTTTTTAATCACCCTATTGCAGATATTGCTTCATTTACAGATGACTTTTTGGAACTAAAATTATCCGATGCTGGTTTAATTCGTCACTTAGGTAAACTCAAAGCCATTCGCGATAACGCCATCGCTTGGCAAGCGCTTAAAGCACAAGTGGGTGATGTTCCTACATGGCTTTGGCAGTTTGTAGATGCGACGCCTCAACACAATGATGTTGTCGATTACCGACAAGCCCCTGCTCAAACTGAGCTGAGTGTAAGACTTTCTAAAACCCTTAAAAAGAATGGTTTCAAATTTGTTGGCCCAACCACCTGCTATGCTTTTATGCAAGCAGTAGGCATGGTCAACGATCATGAAAACGATTGTCAATTTAAAGTTTCATAA
- a CDS encoding NAD(P)-dependent alcohol dehydrogenase — protein sequence MSNNMVQAYAAMQAGEKLVPYQFDAGELQPHQVEVKVEYCGLCHSDISVLNNEWRSTVYPVVAGHEIIGRIVALGSEAKGLKIGQRVGIGWTAESCQACDECIGGQQVLCTGGSVATIVGHAGGFADKVRAGWQWAIPLPDDLDPESAGPLLCGGITVFDPLLKHKIQATHHVGVIGIGGLGHIAIKLLKAWGCEITAFSSNPDKTEELKAMGADHVVNSRDTDAVTAQKGKFDLLLSTVNVTLNWRAFISTLAPHGSLHFLGLTLEPVPVSVGSLIGGAKSVTGSPTGSPAALRQLLKFAARKQIAPQIELFPMSQLNEAIERLHSGQARYRIVLKADFAE from the coding sequence ATGAGCAATAATATGGTTCAGGCTTATGCTGCAATGCAGGCAGGTGAGAAACTGGTTCCTTACCAATTCGATGCAGGTGAATTACAACCGCATCAGGTAGAGGTAAAAGTTGAATATTGTGGTTTATGTCATTCTGATATTTCTGTTTTGAACAATGAGTGGCGTTCAACTGTGTACCCTGTGGTTGCAGGCCATGAAATTATTGGACGAATTGTTGCTTTGGGTTCAGAAGCCAAAGGTCTAAAAATTGGGCAACGTGTCGGCATTGGCTGGACTGCTGAAAGTTGCCAAGCCTGTGATGAGTGTATTGGTGGTCAGCAAGTACTTTGTACAGGCGGAAGTGTTGCAACAATTGTGGGGCATGCTGGTGGCTTTGCCGATAAAGTCCGTGCAGGCTGGCAGTGGGCTATTCCTCTCCCTGACGATTTAGACCCAGAAAGTGCAGGTCCTCTACTTTGCGGTGGAATTACCGTTTTTGACCCATTACTCAAACATAAAATTCAGGCAACACATCACGTGGGTGTGATTGGTATTGGTGGCTTAGGTCATATCGCCATTAAGCTACTCAAAGCTTGGGGCTGTGAAATCACGGCGTTTAGTTCTAATCCAGATAAAACGGAAGAACTCAAAGCCATGGGAGCCGACCATGTCGTGAATAGCCGCGATACCGACGCAGTAACAGCACAAAAAGGGAAATTTGATTTATTGCTCAGTACCGTGAATGTGACCTTAAACTGGCGTGCTTTTATTTCTACGCTAGCACCACATGGTTCTTTGCACTTCTTGGGACTCACCCTTGAACCTGTTCCTGTTTCGGTCGGCTCTCTTATTGGTGGTGCTAAGTCAGTAACAGGCTCACCTACAGGTTCACCTGCAGCACTACGTCAACTTTTAAAGTTTGCTGCCCGTAAACAAATTGCGCCTCAAATTGAACTGTTTCCAATGTCACAGCTCAATGAAGCAATTGAACGTCTACACTCAGGTCAGGCACGCTACCGCATTGTGCTTAAAGCAGACTTCGCAGAATAA
- a CDS encoding PLP-dependent aminotransferase family protein, translating into MTFQYQVLANQLAHRIYQDELKPHQKLISLRDFARQHSISLSTAKSCYELLEARGLIYVKPKSGYFVVARTPSSPIPDSPDFLSLPRQVSNLELHNQIQEAALQSHLVPLGSIQLTPHFIPIEGLRRSIQRALKNCQPQDFLYCNKQGHEQLRKALSDHWREDGIFIATEDIFITNGCMPALSLVIQHLTEVGDSILIPTPTFNGQLQLLAGLKRQIIEIPAHHRGIDLERLESFMKQGLAKVCLMTANYQNPLGYCLSNAEKQKIAELAAKYQCFIIEDDIFGECGYSNERPLPIRYWDREGYVIWCGSVSKSLSSAYRVGWFCLSSKAQHLRLELWANNIGVNTPLQLGLADFIYSRGYREHLEQLRPNLMRQVEQYRSCILKAFEGIPIALNQPEGGYALWIQLPQTVDSLTLYYTAKSHGVTVVPGHVFGEDERYRHFIRLNAGHELTADVRQAIKDLADWSRQQMKTVS; encoded by the coding sequence ATGACTTTCCAATATCAGGTTCTTGCTAATCAATTAGCACATCGTATTTATCAAGATGAGCTGAAGCCTCATCAGAAGCTTATTTCTTTACGAGATTTTGCGCGTCAGCACAGCATTAGCTTAAGTACAGCAAAAAGTTGTTATGAGTTACTTGAGGCGAGGGGACTCATTTATGTAAAACCGAAGTCAGGTTATTTTGTGGTTGCTCGGACACCATCTAGCCCTATTCCTGATAGCCCGGATTTTTTGTCTTTACCTCGGCAAGTCTCAAATCTGGAGTTGCATAATCAAATTCAAGAAGCTGCCTTACAAAGTCATCTCGTACCTTTAGGTTCGATTCAATTAACGCCACATTTTATTCCTATAGAAGGTTTACGTCGTTCTATCCAACGTGCTTTAAAAAATTGTCAGCCTCAAGACTTTCTCTACTGTAATAAACAAGGCCATGAGCAGTTAAGAAAAGCACTATCTGATCATTGGCGTGAAGATGGCATTTTTATCGCAACAGAAGATATTTTTATTACTAACGGTTGTATGCCTGCTTTGTCTTTGGTGATTCAGCATCTAACAGAAGTAGGCGATAGTATTTTGATTCCCACGCCTACGTTTAATGGTCAATTACAACTTTTAGCGGGCTTAAAACGGCAGATTATTGAAATTCCGGCGCACCATCGTGGCATTGATCTTGAGCGCTTAGAATCATTTATGAAGCAAGGTTTAGCTAAAGTTTGCTTAATGACAGCCAACTATCAAAACCCTTTGGGATATTGTTTAAGTAATGCAGAAAAACAAAAAATTGCCGAACTAGCTGCAAAGTATCAGTGTTTTATTATTGAAGACGATATTTTTGGTGAATGTGGTTACAGCAATGAACGTCCGCTACCGATTCGTTATTGGGATCGTGAAGGTTATGTCATTTGGTGTGGATCGGTTTCTAAGTCGCTGTCGAGTGCATATCGGGTTGGGTGGTTTTGTTTAAGCTCAAAGGCACAGCATTTAAGACTTGAGCTGTGGGCAAATAATATTGGGGTGAATACGCCGTTACAGTTGGGTTTGGCAGACTTTATTTATAGTCGTGGTTATCGAGAGCATTTAGAGCAACTACGACCAAATTTAATGCGCCAAGTCGAGCAGTACCGTAGCTGTATTTTAAAAGCCTTTGAAGGCATTCCAATTGCATTGAACCAACCAGAAGGGGGATATGCATTATGGATACAGTTACCTCAAACTGTAGACAGTTTAACGCTCTATTACACTGCAAAATCTCACGGAGTTACCGTCGTTCCCGGTCATGTGTTTGGTGAGGATGAACGCTATCGGCACTTTATTCGTTTAAATGCAGGACATGAATTAACAGCAGATGTCCGCCAAGCGATTAAAGACTTGGCGGACTGGTCACGACAACAGATGAAGACAGTCAGTTAG
- a CDS encoding LysR family transcriptional regulator has product MKSTIEELVAFITIVDTGSFVAAAEHLKQTPSGISRSLTRLEAKLGVTLLERTTRKLKLTQEGQQFLIKARKILNELNAAEEELQKSDQGTAGLIRIDSATPFVLHVIAPLMHKFRESYPDIEIELNSNDQVIDLLQHKTDVAFRFGELNDSSLHAKLVCKSRLYIVASPDYLAIKGTPTQPQELEHHDLIGFTRPNYINSWPIKVGDEYFFAHSKIKASSGETVRQLTIRGHGIARLSEFEIWKDIQEGRLIALFEDQIEHQYQSIHAVYYQQEHLPKRIRLFIEFLAEQLKDGFKTCL; this is encoded by the coding sequence ATGAAATCAACAATTGAAGAACTGGTTGCCTTTATCACAATTGTTGATACAGGTTCCTTTGTCGCCGCAGCAGAACATTTAAAACAAACACCTTCAGGCATAAGTCGTTCTCTTACACGTTTGGAAGCAAAGTTAGGGGTGACATTGTTAGAGCGAACGACACGTAAGTTGAAACTCACCCAAGAAGGGCAGCAGTTTCTCATCAAGGCTCGTAAAATTTTAAATGAGCTGAATGCTGCTGAAGAAGAATTACAAAAGTCTGATCAGGGGACTGCTGGTCTTATTCGCATTGATTCGGCAACGCCGTTCGTTTTGCACGTGATTGCGCCATTAATGCATAAGTTCCGTGAAAGCTATCCCGATATTGAAATTGAACTAAATAGTAATGATCAGGTAATTGATCTATTGCAGCATAAGACTGATGTGGCGTTTCGATTTGGAGAGCTTAATGATTCGAGTCTTCACGCCAAATTAGTGTGTAAGAGTCGTTTATATATTGTGGCAAGCCCAGATTATTTAGCCATTAAGGGCACACCGACACAGCCTCAAGAACTTGAACACCATGATTTGATTGGTTTCACTCGACCTAATTATATTAATAGTTGGCCAATTAAAGTTGGTGATGAGTATTTTTTTGCCCACTCAAAAATTAAAGCCTCGAGTGGTGAGACGGTACGCCAACTCACGATTAGAGGGCACGGTATTGCACGGCTATCTGAATTTGAAATTTGGAAAGATATACAAGAAGGACGATTAATCGCATTATTTGAAGACCAAATAGAACATCAATATCAGAGCATCCATGCTGTGTATTATCAACAAGAGCATTTACCAAAACGAATCCGTTTATTTATTGAGTTTTTGGCAGAACAGTTAAAAGATGGCTTTAAAACCTGTCTCTAA
- the dkgB gene encoding 2,5-didehydrogluconate reductase DkgB: MNIPRFGLGTFRLKEQAVIDSVKNALDVGYRAIDTAQIYDNEAAIGQAIAESSVSRQDLFLTTKIWVDNFAEDKFIPSLKESLEKLRTDHVDLTLIHWPAPDLGVSIPEIMQLLLEAKQQGLTKQIGISNFNIALTQQAIDTIDVEHIATNQIELSPYLQNHKLVNFLQEKNIDVTSYMTLAYGKVLQDPVLAEIAANHKATTAQIALAWALQRGFAVIPSSTKRENLMSNLKAQDIELTSAEMQLIAELDRNSREVSPEPWAPVWD; the protein is encoded by the coding sequence ATGAATATCCCTCGTTTTGGTCTAGGAACTTTCCGTCTAAAAGAACAAGCGGTGATTGATTCTGTTAAAAATGCGCTAGATGTAGGTTACCGTGCAATTGATACCGCTCAAATTTATGACAATGAAGCAGCGATTGGTCAAGCTATTGCCGAAAGCAGTGTGTCACGTCAGGACTTATTTTTAACCACAAAAATCTGGGTAGATAATTTTGCAGAAGATAAGTTTATTCCAAGCTTAAAAGAGAGCTTAGAAAAGCTTCGTACTGACCATGTTGACCTCACTTTGATTCACTGGCCGGCACCAGATTTAGGCGTTTCAATTCCTGAAATCATGCAGCTTTTACTTGAAGCAAAACAACAAGGTCTTACCAAACAAATTGGTATTTCAAACTTCAATATTGCACTTACCCAACAAGCGATTGATACGATTGACGTAGAGCATATTGCAACCAACCAGATTGAGCTAAGTCCTTATCTTCAAAACCATAAACTTGTAAATTTCTTACAAGAGAAAAATATTGATGTCACTTCATATATGACGCTTGCATATGGCAAAGTGCTTCAAGATCCTGTGTTAGCTGAAATTGCAGCAAACCATAAAGCAACAACAGCACAAATTGCACTGGCATGGGCATTGCAACGTGGTTTTGCAGTTATTCCATCTTCGACTAAGCGTGAAAACCTGATGAGCAATTTAAAAGCGCAGGATATCGAGTTAACTTCAGCTGAAATGCAACTGATTGCCGAACTTGACCGTAACAGTCGTGAAGTTAGCCCAGAGCCATGGGCACCAGTTTGGGACTAA
- a CDS encoding MFS transporter gives MNTQSNTAFSLLALAIGAFAIGTTEFSPMGLLPNIAHDLGISIPTAGMLITGYALGVMLGAPFMTLWFGGFARRNALIFLMAIFTVGNLIAAFAPSYMSLLGARLITSLNHGAFFGIGSVVAASIVPAHKQASAVATMFMGLTIANIGGVPLATWVGQNIGWRMSFLAISLLGVITMLALWKALPSGMVAQKPNVKAELKVLTRTPVVLALLTTVLSAGAMFTLYTYIAPSLTEFTHASPTFITFMLVLIGVGFSIGNHLGGRFADLSINKTLIGFLVLLIVMMVIFPILAQSQVGAAIALVIWGAATFALVPPLQMRVMSVAHEAPGLASSVNIGAFNLGNAVGAAAGALVLNLGWGYSAVSFAGALLAGLGLLLVLFQIKRENSPTQALQQCSD, from the coding sequence ATGAACACTCAATCAAATACAGCGTTCTCGCTACTGGCATTGGCGATTGGTGCCTTTGCCATTGGTACCACTGAATTCTCTCCAATGGGATTGTTGCCAAATATCGCTCATGATTTAGGGATATCAATTCCAACGGCCGGAATGTTAATTACCGGTTATGCACTGGGCGTCATGCTCGGTGCCCCATTTATGACTCTCTGGTTTGGTGGCTTTGCTAGACGTAATGCGCTTATTTTTCTCATGGCGATCTTTACGGTAGGTAACCTAATCGCAGCGTTTGCTCCAAGCTATATGAGCTTATTAGGCGCACGTCTTATTACGAGCCTAAATCATGGTGCTTTCTTCGGGATAGGTTCAGTGGTAGCCGCCAGTATTGTGCCTGCACATAAGCAGGCCAGTGCCGTAGCAACTATGTTTATGGGCTTAACCATTGCCAATATTGGTGGTGTACCATTGGCAACATGGGTTGGGCAAAATATTGGCTGGCGTATGTCTTTCCTTGCGATTTCCTTGCTTGGTGTTATTACCATGCTCGCGTTATGGAAAGCACTGCCATCAGGTATGGTTGCTCAAAAACCAAATGTGAAAGCTGAGTTAAAGGTATTAACGCGCACTCCTGTGGTTCTTGCATTACTCACCACCGTACTCAGCGCAGGTGCCATGTTTACGCTCTATACCTACATTGCGCCAAGTTTGACTGAGTTTACTCATGCTTCACCGACCTTCATTACTTTCATGTTGGTATTAATTGGTGTTGGTTTCTCAATTGGTAACCACTTAGGTGGTCGCTTTGCAGACTTATCCATCAACAAAACTCTCATTGGCTTCTTGGTTCTGTTGATTGTCATGATGGTGATTTTCCCAATTCTTGCACAAAGCCAAGTGGGAGCAGCCATTGCCTTAGTGATCTGGGGTGCAGCAACCTTTGCTTTAGTACCGCCATTACAAATGCGTGTAATGTCTGTTGCTCATGAAGCCCCGGGACTCGCCTCTTCTGTAAACATTGGTGCATTTAACTTAGGTAATGCAGTCGGTGCAGCAGCTGGTGCTTTAGTTCTCAATTTAGGTTGGGGCTATAGCGCAGTATCGTTTGCTGGTGCATTGCTTGCTGGGTTAGGTTTGTTATTGGTTTTATTCCAAATCAAACGAGAAAACAGCCCGACACAAGCTTTACAGCAATGTTCAGATTAA